One Scophthalmus maximus strain ysfricsl-2021 chromosome 1, ASM2237912v1, whole genome shotgun sequence genomic region harbors:
- the bzw1a gene encoding eIF5-mimic protein 2-A → MNNQKQQKPTLTGQRFKTRKRDEKERFDPTQFQESIVQGLNQTGSDLEAVAKFLDASGAKLDYRRYAETLFDILVAGGMLAPGGTLSDDMTRTEFCLFTAQEDLETMQAYAQVFNKLIRRYKYLEKGFEEEIKKLLLFLKGFTESERNKLAMLTGILLANGNISASILNSLYNENLVKEGVSAAFAVKLFKSWINEKDINCVAGSLRKVGMDNRLMELFPANKRSCEHFSKYFTDAGLKELSDFARNQQSIGARKELQKELQEMMARGDPQKEIIAFTRDEMKKAGLSEQAMISIIWTSVMSCVEWNKKEELVCEQAIKHLKQYSPLLKSFTSQGLSELSLLLKIQEYCYDNIHFMKAFQKIVVLLYKADVLSEEAILKWYSEAHVAKGKSVFLEQMKKFVEWLKNAEEESESEEEEAD, encoded by the exons ATGAATaatcaaaagcagcaaaagcCAACGCTTACCGGCCAGCGTTTCAAAACGAGGAAAAGAG ATGAAAAGGAGAGGTTTGACCCTACTCAGTTTCAAGAAAGTATCGTACAAGGCTTGAATCAAACTGGCTCGGACTTGGAAGCGGTCGCGAAGTTCCTTGATGCCTCTGGCGCCAAGCTTGACTACCGCCGCTATGCAGAGACACTCTTTGACATCCTGGTGGCTGGCGGAATGCTGG CCCCAGGAGGGACTCTGTCTGACGACATGACCCGCACTGAATTCTGCCTCTTCACGGCACAAGAAGACCTGGAGACAATGCAAGCGTACGCTCAG GTCTTTAACAAGCTGATCAGGCGTTACAAGTACCTGGAGAAGGGTTTCGAAGAAGAGATCAAGAAG ttgctgctgtttcTGAAGGGTTTTACTGAGTCTGAGCGCAACAAACTGGCCATGCTGACTGGTATTCTGCTGGCCAATGGCAACATATCAGCCTCCATCCTGAACAGCCTCTACAACGAGAACCTCGTCAAGGAGG GAGTGTCTGCAGCCTTCGCTGTCAAGCTGTTCAAGTCTTGGATCAATGAGAAGGACATCAACTGTGTCGCTGGCAGTCTCCGCAAAGTCGGCATGGACAACAGACTCATG GAACTCTTTCCTGCCAACAAACGGAGCTGTGAGCATTTTTCTAAGTACTTCACCGATGCCGGGCTGAAGGAGCTATCTGACTTCGCCCGGAACCAGCAATCCATCGGCGCCCGCAAGGAGCTGCAGAAGGAGCTCCAGGAAATGATGGCCCGCGGTGATCCCCagaaggag ATAATCGCCTTCACCAGGGATGAGATGAAAAAGGCCGGCCTCTCCGAGCAGGCCATGATCAGCATCATCTGGACCAGTGTGATGAGCTGCGTGGAGTGGAACAAGAAGGAAGAGCTGGTGTGTGAACAAGCCATCAAACACTTGAAG CAATACAGCCCTCTGCTGAAATCCTTCACCTCCCAGGGTCTGTCCGAGCTCAGTCTGCTGCTGAAGATCCAGGAGTACTGTTACGACAACATCCACTTCATGAAGGCCTTTCAGAAGATCGTGGTGCTCCTCTACAAAG CGGACGTATTGAGTGAAGAGGCCATTCTGAAGTGGTACAGCGAAGCCCACGTTGCCAAGGGGAAGAGCGTTTTTCTCGAGCAGATGAAAAAATTTGTTGAGTGGCTGAAGAACGCCGAGGAAG agtcTGAatcggaggaagaggaggcagactAA
- the si:ch211-246m6.4 gene encoding transcription factor 15 isoform X1: MPIHRGPGGSNRHRSPDRRHLLGPGCYFHPQDKAMCSSRPPARPPQPQSDPSTARMKSTGSEGTAQPDGFTSDLDDLDSSSDSSDGKSTGGGGLRTGAPPWRRMRRRNSGGDGRGGSGGDARPSGMSKQRQAANARERDRTHSVNTAFTALRTLIPTEPADRKLSKIETLRLASSYISHLANVLLLGDDCQDGQPCLRYQSILHGPAALSAPSLRPICTFCLGNQRKLVTCQRCLQ; encoded by the exons ATGCCGATCCACCGGGGGCCGGGCGGCTCAAACCGCCATCGGTCACCGGATCGGCGGCACCTGCTCGGCCCCGGGTGCTATTTTCACCCTCAGGATAAAGCGATGTGCAGCAGCCGCCCGCCGGCACGGCCCCCGCAGCCCCAGTCAGACCCGAGCACAGCCAGGATGAAGTCCACAGGCAGCGAGGGCACCGCGCAGCCCGACGGCTTCACCTCCGACCTAGACGATCTGgacagcagcagcgacagcTCCGACGGGAAGTCCACCGGCGGCGGGGGTTTGCGCACTGGGGCCCCGCCATGGAGGCGAATGCGGAGACGCAACAGCGGcggagatggaagaggaggcagcggcgGCGACGCGCGTCCGTCCGGCATGAGCAAGCAGCGGCAGGCGGCCAACGCGCGGGAGCGGGACCGGACGCACAGCGTGAACACGGCCTTCACCGCGCTGCGCACGCTCATCCCCACGGAGCCCGCCGACAGGAAGCTCTCCAAGATAGAGACGCTGCGCCTGGCCTCCAGCTACATCTCCCACCTGGCcaacgtgctgctgctgggggacGACTGTCAGGACGGACAGCCCTGCCTGCGCTACCAGAGCATCCTGCACGGCCCCGCTGCGCTCAGCGCGCCCTCCCTGCGGCCCATCTGCACTTTCTGCCTCGGCAACCAGAGGAAACTG GTGACCTGTCAACGATGCCTTCAGTGA
- the si:ch211-246m6.4 gene encoding transcription factor 15 isoform X2, whose amino-acid sequence MPIHRGPGGSNRHRSPDRRHLLGPGCYFHPQDKAMCSSRPPARPPQPQSDPSTARMKSTGSEGTAQPDGFTSDLDDLDSSSDSSDGKSTGGGGLRTGAPPWRRMRRRNSGGDGRGGSGGDARPSGMSKQRQAANARERDRTHSVNTAFTALRTLIPTEPADRKLSKIETLRLASSYISHLANVLLLGDDCQDGQPCLRYQSILHGPAALSAPSLRPICTFCLGNQRKLLRE is encoded by the exons ATGCCGATCCACCGGGGGCCGGGCGGCTCAAACCGCCATCGGTCACCGGATCGGCGGCACCTGCTCGGCCCCGGGTGCTATTTTCACCCTCAGGATAAAGCGATGTGCAGCAGCCGCCCGCCGGCACGGCCCCCGCAGCCCCAGTCAGACCCGAGCACAGCCAGGATGAAGTCCACAGGCAGCGAGGGCACCGCGCAGCCCGACGGCTTCACCTCCGACCTAGACGATCTGgacagcagcagcgacagcTCCGACGGGAAGTCCACCGGCGGCGGGGGTTTGCGCACTGGGGCCCCGCCATGGAGGCGAATGCGGAGACGCAACAGCGGcggagatggaagaggaggcagcggcgGCGACGCGCGTCCGTCCGGCATGAGCAAGCAGCGGCAGGCGGCCAACGCGCGGGAGCGGGACCGGACGCACAGCGTGAACACGGCCTTCACCGCGCTGCGCACGCTCATCCCCACGGAGCCCGCCGACAGGAAGCTCTCCAAGATAGAGACGCTGCGCCTGGCCTCCAGCTACATCTCCCACCTGGCcaacgtgctgctgctgggggacGACTGTCAGGACGGACAGCCCTGCCTGCGCTACCAGAGCATCCTGCACGGCCCCGCTGCGCTCAGCGCGCCCTCCCTGCGGCCCATCTGCACTTTCTGCCTCGGCAACCAGAGGAAACTG CTCAGAGAATGA